A region of Burkholderiales bacterium JOSHI_001 DNA encodes the following proteins:
- a CDS encoding cytochrome c oxidase, cbb3-type, subunit I (PFAM: Cytochrome C and Quinol oxidase polypeptide I~TIGRFAM: cytochrome c oxidase, cbb3-type, subunit I), with protein sequence MASHPAPGNPVYSDTVVRAFALVAVVYGIVGMLVGVIIAAQLTWPELNFGIPWLSYGRLRPLHTNAVIFAFGGSVLFATSYHVVQRTCQTRLFAPGLAMFTFLGWNLVIVLAVITLPLGITTGKEYAELEWPIDLLIAVVWVSYAIVFFGTVGTRKIRHIYVANWFFGAFIIAVALLHIVNSAAIPVSLTKSYSAYAGVQDAMVQWWYGHNAVGFFLTAGFLGMMYYYIPKQAERPVYSYRLSIVHFWALVFTYMWAGPHHLHYTALPDWAQSIGMVFSLVLLAPSWGGMINGIMTLSGAWNKLRDDPILKFLIVSLSFYGMSTFEGPMMSIKTVNALSHYTDWTVGHVHSGALGWVGLISMGALYHLIPRVFGRKQMYSVRAIELHFWIATIGIVLYIAAMWIAGVMQGLMWRATNPDGTLVYSFVESVKATFPFYVIRLLGGLLYLSGMLIMGWNVLMTVRNGKAAPVAIPMVPAHA encoded by the coding sequence ATGGCAAGCCATCCCGCACCGGGCAATCCGGTGTACAGCGACACCGTGGTCCGGGCGTTCGCTCTGGTTGCCGTGGTCTACGGCATCGTGGGCATGTTGGTCGGCGTGATCATTGCCGCCCAGCTGACCTGGCCCGAACTGAACTTCGGCATCCCCTGGCTGAGCTACGGCCGCTTGAGGCCGCTGCACACCAATGCGGTGATCTTCGCTTTCGGCGGCAGTGTGCTGTTCGCCACCAGCTACCACGTGGTGCAGCGCACCTGCCAGACCCGCCTGTTCGCACCCGGCCTGGCCATGTTCACCTTCCTGGGCTGGAACCTGGTCATCGTGCTGGCGGTCATCACACTGCCGCTGGGCATCACGACCGGCAAGGAATACGCCGAGCTCGAATGGCCGATTGACCTCTTGATCGCGGTGGTGTGGGTCAGCTACGCCATCGTGTTCTTCGGCACGGTGGGCACGCGCAAGATCCGCCACATCTATGTCGCCAACTGGTTCTTCGGCGCCTTCATCATCGCGGTGGCGCTGCTGCACATCGTCAACAGCGCGGCCATTCCGGTCAGCCTGACCAAGAGCTACAGCGCCTACGCCGGCGTGCAGGACGCCATGGTGCAGTGGTGGTACGGCCACAACGCGGTGGGCTTCTTCCTCACCGCCGGCTTCCTGGGCATGATGTATTACTACATCCCCAAGCAGGCCGAGCGCCCGGTGTACAGCTACCGCCTGTCCATCGTGCACTTCTGGGCCCTGGTGTTCACCTACATGTGGGCGGGCCCCCACCACCTGCACTACACCGCGCTGCCCGACTGGGCGCAAAGCATCGGCATGGTGTTCTCGCTGGTGCTGCTGGCGCCCAGCTGGGGCGGCATGATCAACGGCATCATGACCCTGTCGGGTGCCTGGAACAAGCTGCGTGACGACCCGATCCTGAAGTTCCTGATCGTGAGCCTGTCGTTCTACGGCATGTCCACCTTCGAGGGCCCGATGATGTCCATCAAGACGGTGAACGCGCTGTCCCACTACACCGACTGGACCGTCGGCCACGTGCACAGCGGTGCGCTGGGCTGGGTGGGCCTGATCTCCATGGGCGCGCTGTACCACCTGATCCCGCGCGTGTTCGGCCGCAAGCAGATGTACAGCGTGCGTGCCATCGAACTGCACTTCTGGATCGCCACCATCGGCATCGTGCTCTACATCGCCGCGATGTGGATCGCCGGCGTGATGCAGGGCCTGATGTGGCGCGCCACCAACCCCGACGGCACCCTGGTGTACAGCTTCGTGGAGAGCGTGAAGGCCACCTTCCCGTTCTACGTCATCCGCCTGCTGGGTGGCCTGCTGTACCTGAGCGGCATGCTCATCATGGGCTGGAACGTGCTGATGACGGTGCGCAACGGCAAGGCCGCCCCGGTGGCCATTCCCATGGTCCCGGCGCACGCCTGA
- a CDS encoding cytochrome oxidase maturation protein, cbb3-type (PFAM: Cytochrome oxidase maturation protein cbb3-type~TIGRFAM: cytochrome oxidase maturation protein, cbb3-type), producing MEILWLLIPMSTVLVLVILGIFGWALHKGQFEEIEREGERILQPDVTPVDAHQVPNPGIPEEFNHSQSGRS from the coding sequence ATGGAAATCCTGTGGCTGCTGATCCCGATGTCCACCGTGCTGGTGCTCGTGATCCTGGGCATCTTCGGCTGGGCCTTGCACAAGGGCCAGTTCGAGGAAATCGAGCGCGAAGGCGAACGCATCTTGCAACCCGATGTCACCCCGGTTGATGCCCATCAAGTCCCAAACCCGGGAATTCCCGAAGAATTCAATCATTCTCAATCTGGCCGTTCTTGA
- a CDS encoding copper/silver-translocating P-type ATPase (PFAM: E1-E2 ATPase; Heavy-metal-associated domain; haloacid dehalogenase-like hydrolase~TIGRFAM: copper-(or silver)-translocating P-type ATPase; heavy metal translocating P-type ATPase; ATPase, P-type (transporting), HAD superfamily, subfamily IC; heavy metal-(Cd/Co/Hg/Pb/Zn)-translocating P-type ATPase): MTTLASPPMATAPLPAGTSDALSLLDDPLEQQRFTRTVVDSQGRRLAESSLCISGMHCAACAGLIEGAVQRDAGVVSVSVSAAGERALIRWDPAATRLSGIVAHIRSAGYDAAPDVAAAARELRRQEARAALWRLFVASFCAMQVMMMATPSYVTSGSELAPDMRQLLNWGGWVLSIPVLAFSADVFFKGAWRALRQRRIGMDVPVAIGIVVTFVASSGATFDPNGIFGHEVYFDSLTMFVSFLLGGRWLEMRMRHRAAQSLEATLTAMPDSAQRLRDDGSVETVSVRRLLVGDRVRVPVGQAFPADGVLVEGDTQADESLLTGESRPVPRPCGAAVVAGSINQGAPVLMKVLQVGGETRLSRIEALMQGALAQRPAWARVADRFAAPFLWAVLLLACGAAAVWSVVDPSRAVWVFVSVLIVTCPCALSLAAPSALLAAAGALARRGVLLQRLDALATLATLTQVVFDKTGTLTEDQLRPVGLVRLDADGATAALGDNQLRAVAASLAAWSLHPMARAVAALGEGLAPEGMAWTDIDEQAGAGLQARDAQGRAWRLGSHGFAAATVADGADDPDRSAVWLGCDGQPLARLDFDEVLRPDAAAAVAALRADAVTVSLLSGDREHRAQQIGQALGVDHALGQATPQSKLEAVRALQAQGHRVAMVGDGINDAPVLAAADVSLAMGQGALVSRAHADAVIVSNRLSDIALARRHAQRALRVVKQNLAWAAVYNLACIPLALMGWLPPWAAGLGMAGSSLLVIGNSLRLARLAP, encoded by the coding sequence ATGACCACCCTTGCCAGCCCCCCCATGGCCACCGCGCCCCTGCCCGCCGGCACGTCCGACGCGCTGAGCCTGCTGGACGACCCGCTGGAGCAGCAACGCTTCACCCGCACGGTGGTGGACAGCCAGGGGCGGCGCCTGGCCGAATCGTCGCTGTGCATCTCCGGCATGCACTGCGCCGCCTGTGCCGGGCTGATCGAAGGGGCGGTGCAGCGCGACGCCGGCGTGGTGTCGGTCAGCGTCAGCGCCGCCGGTGAACGCGCCCTCATCCGCTGGGACCCGGCCGCCACGCGGCTGTCGGGCATCGTGGCGCACATCCGAAGTGCGGGTTATGACGCCGCCCCGGACGTGGCCGCCGCCGCCCGCGAGCTGCGCCGCCAGGAAGCACGCGCCGCGCTCTGGCGCCTGTTCGTGGCCAGTTTCTGCGCCATGCAGGTGATGATGATGGCCACGCCCAGCTATGTCACATCGGGCAGCGAGCTGGCGCCCGACATGCGCCAACTCTTGAACTGGGGTGGCTGGGTGCTGTCCATTCCCGTGCTGGCGTTTTCGGCCGATGTGTTCTTCAAGGGCGCCTGGCGCGCACTGCGCCAGCGCCGCATCGGCATGGACGTGCCGGTGGCCATCGGCATCGTGGTCACCTTCGTGGCCAGCAGCGGCGCCACCTTCGACCCCAACGGCATCTTTGGCCACGAGGTCTATTTCGATTCGCTGACCATGTTCGTCAGCTTCCTGCTTGGCGGGCGCTGGCTGGAAATGCGCATGCGCCACCGTGCGGCCCAGTCGCTGGAAGCCACGCTGACCGCCATGCCCGACAGCGCCCAGCGCCTGCGCGACGACGGTTCGGTGGAAACGGTCAGCGTGCGCCGCCTGCTGGTGGGCGACCGCGTGCGGGTGCCGGTGGGCCAGGCTTTCCCGGCCGATGGCGTGCTGGTGGAGGGCGACACCCAGGCCGATGAATCCCTGCTCACCGGCGAAAGCCGCCCGGTGCCGCGGCCCTGCGGCGCCGCGGTGGTGGCCGGCAGCATCAACCAGGGCGCGCCGGTGCTGATGAAGGTGCTGCAGGTCGGCGGAGAAACGCGACTTTCACGCATCGAAGCGCTGATGCAGGGTGCGCTGGCGCAGCGCCCAGCCTGGGCCCGCGTGGCCGACCGCTTTGCCGCGCCCTTCCTGTGGGCGGTGCTGCTGCTGGCCTGCGGCGCGGCGGCGGTGTGGAGCGTGGTGGACCCCTCGCGCGCGGTGTGGGTGTTCGTGTCGGTGCTGATCGTCACCTGCCCCTGCGCCTTGTCGCTGGCCGCGCCCTCGGCCCTGCTGGCGGCTGCCGGTGCGCTGGCGCGGCGCGGCGTGCTGCTGCAGCGCCTGGATGCGCTGGCCACGCTGGCCACGCTGACGCAGGTGGTGTTCGACAAGACCGGCACGCTCACCGAAGACCAGCTCAGGCCGGTGGGGCTGGTGCGGCTGGATGCGGACGGGGCCACGGCAGCGTTGGGCGACAACCAACTGCGGGCCGTGGCGGCGTCCTTGGCCGCGTGGTCGCTGCACCCGATGGCGCGCGCCGTGGCGGCGCTGGGCGAGGGCCTTGCCCCCGAGGGCATGGCCTGGACCGACATCGACGAACAAGCCGGTGCGGGACTGCAGGCGCGCGACGCCCAGGGCCGCGCCTGGCGCCTGGGGTCACACGGCTTTGCCGCCGCGACGGTGGCTGACGGTGCCGATGACCCCGACCGCAGCGCCGTCTGGCTGGGCTGTGACGGCCAGCCCCTGGCACGGCTGGACTTCGACGAAGTGCTGCGCCCCGACGCCGCTGCGGCGGTGGCCGCGTTGCGCGCCGATGCTGTGACGGTCAGCCTGCTGTCGGGCGACCGCGAGCACCGTGCGCAGCAGATCGGCCAGGCCCTGGGCGTGGACCATGCCCTTGGCCAGGCCACCCCGCAAAGCAAGCTGGAGGCGGTGCGCGCCTTGCAGGCCCAGGGCCACCGCGTGGCGATGGTGGGCGACGGCATCAACGATGCGCCCGTGCTGGCCGCGGCCGACGTCAGCCTGGCGATGGGGCAGGGCGCGCTGGTGTCGCGGGCGCACGCCGACGCGGTGATCGTCTCCAACCGCCTGTCCGACATCGCCCTGGCGCGCCGCCATGCGCAGCGCGCCCTGCGTGTGGTCAAGCAGAACCTGGCCTGGGCCGCGGTCTACAACCTGGCCTGCATCCCGCTGGCCCTGATGGGCTGGCTGCCGCCCTGGGCCGCGGGCCTGGGCATGGCGGGCAGTTCGCTGTTGGTCATCGGCAACTCGCTGCGCCTGGCGCGGCTGGCGCCTTGA
- a CDS encoding hypothetical protein (PFAM: Uncharacterized ACR, COG1430): MIYVKPDRRLTPLLCAALCAATMSLATSGAAAQGVPQNLPTVKLSAGMHQIQAMVAATPSQRQTGLMYRKDMAQHEGMLFIFEQPTQQCFWMRNTLLPLSIAFIADDGTVVNTDEMKPQTDESHCSAKPVRFVLEMNQGWFDKKGVKPGAKIAGAPFNTR; encoded by the coding sequence ATGATCTATGTCAAGCCTGACCGGCGACTGACCCCCCTGCTCTGTGCGGCCCTGTGCGCCGCCACGATGTCCCTGGCCACCTCAGGGGCAGCCGCCCAGGGCGTGCCGCAGAACCTGCCGACGGTGAAGCTCAGCGCCGGCATGCACCAGATCCAGGCCATGGTTGCCGCCACGCCGTCGCAGCGGCAGACCGGGCTCATGTACCGCAAGGACATGGCGCAACACGAAGGCATGCTCTTCATCTTCGAGCAGCCCACCCAGCAGTGCTTCTGGATGCGCAACACGCTGCTGCCGCTGTCCATCGCCTTCATCGCCGACGATGGCACGGTGGTGAACACCGACGAGATGAAACCCCAAACCGACGAATCGCACTGCTCGGCCAAACCGGTGCGCTTCGTGCTGGAGATGAACCAGGGCTGGTTCGACAAGAAGGGCGTCAAGCCCGGCGCCAAGATCGCTGGCGCGCCCTTCAACACCAGGTAG
- a CDS encoding superoxide dismutase (PFAM: Iron/manganese superoxide dismutases, alpha-hairpin domain; Iron/manganese superoxide dismutases, C-terminal domain), with protein sequence MEHTLPPLPYAIDALAPHYSKETLEFHHGKHHNAYVVNLNNLQKGTEFESLALEDIIKKASGGVYNNAAQIWNHTFFWNCMKPAGGGEPSGPLAAAINAKWGSYAAFKEAFVKSAVGNFGSGWTWLVKKPDGTVDIVNTGAAGTPLTTADKALLTVDVWEHAYYIDYRNLRPKFVETFLDKLVNWGFAEANFG encoded by the coding sequence ATGGAACACACCCTGCCCCCGCTGCCGTACGCCATTGACGCCCTGGCCCCCCACTACAGCAAGGAAACGCTGGAGTTCCACCATGGCAAGCACCACAACGCTTACGTGGTGAACCTGAACAACCTGCAGAAGGGCACCGAGTTCGAGAGCCTGGCGCTGGAAGACATCATCAAGAAGGCCTCCGGTGGCGTCTACAACAACGCCGCCCAGATCTGGAACCACACCTTCTTCTGGAACTGCATGAAGCCCGCCGGTGGCGGTGAGCCCTCGGGCCCGCTGGCCGCGGCCATCAACGCCAAGTGGGGCAGCTACGCTGCCTTCAAGGAAGCCTTCGTCAAGTCGGCCGTGGGCAACTTCGGCTCGGGCTGGACCTGGCTGGTGAAAAAGCCCGACGGCACGGTGGACATCGTCAACACCGGCGCCGCCGGCACCCCGCTGACCACCGCCGACAAGGCGCTGCTGACCGTGGACGTGTGGGAACACGCCTACTACATCGACTACCGCAACCTGCGTCCGAAGTTCGTCGAGACCTTCCTGGACAAGCTGGTGAACTGGGGCTTTGCCGAAGCGAATTTCGGCTGA